One Methanobrevibacter sp. V74 DNA window includes the following coding sequences:
- a CDS encoding SseB family protein yields the protein MNKKLKELISIPECEASSKDDELLVEELKKAQLIMPIEIISADALKNSTIENIEEPLRFKPLKIADDNENQFIALFSDEDEVIKSNVEFDVINIYTENLAEIIQDSDGEYFGIAINPFSKFSLAIPLNEFIELF from the coding sequence ATGAACAAAAAACTCAAAGAATTAATTTCAATACCTGAATGTGAAGCAAGCTCTAAAGATGATGAATTATTAGTTGAAGAGTTAAAAAAAGCCCAATTGATAATGCCTATTGAAATTATTTCTGCAGATGCTCTTAAAAACAGCACCATTGAGAATATTGAAGAACCTTTACGTTTTAAGCCATTGAAAATAGCTGATGATAATGAAAATCAATTTATAGCATTGTTTAGTGATGAAGACGAAGTTATTAAAAGTAATGTGGAATTTGATGTAATCAATATTTATACTGAAAACTTAGCTGAAATAATTCAGGATAGTGATGGAGAATATTTTGGAATAGCTATTAATCCATTTAGCAAGTTTTCACTAGCCATTCCCTTAAACGAATTCATAGAATTATTTTAA
- a CDS encoding GyrI-like domain-containing protein, translating into MEYEVKVIPEQKLGVINCKTPISDLGVFLSMLMGWVDAEEIETEGEPFIVYFSPRHEVNQGDAVYDVSITIKEDADETDKIRVVDMIANKVLAGKHYGPTDNILDTYAELVEVAQENHYDIIGSPKEVLVRSFHNCDDENEFITEIQLPIIEM; encoded by the coding sequence ATGGAGTATGAAGTTAAAGTTATTCCAGAACAAAAATTGGGAGTTATTAATTGTAAAACTCCTATTTCAGATTTAGGTGTTTTCCTTTCCATGCTGATGGGGTGGGTTGATGCTGAAGAGATTGAAACTGAGGGTGAACCATTTATTGTTTATTTCTCACCAAGACATGAAGTTAATCAAGGCGATGCAGTTTACGATGTTAGTATTACAATTAAAGAAGATGCTGATGAGACCGATAAGATTCGTGTTGTTGATATGATTGCAAATAAAGTTTTAGCAGGTAAACATTATGGTCCGACAGATAATATTTTGGATACCTATGCCGAATTAGTTGAAGTCGCTCAAGAAAATCATTATGATATTATCGGATCTCCTAAGGAAGTTTTAGTTAGAAGTTTCCACAATTGTGATGATGAAAATGAATTTATAACTGAAATTCAATTGCCAATCATTGAAATGTAA
- a CDS encoding DUF2634 domain-containing protein, which translates to MSLPINKSDDFLFYKTLNEDVKLKSNKHSKYDIQMSNGDYVNVTGQESLKNAIIIAIMTRYNELNDIPIYDNFGCRVHELIKVRQTGMTRYKMELFITDVLENMRRIKEINNIEINDESHSYFVKYSVTSIDDELINDGVTL; encoded by the coding sequence ATGTCATTACCAATAAACAAATCTGATGATTTCTTATTCTACAAAACATTAAATGAAGATGTTAAATTAAAATCAAATAAACATAGTAAATATGATATCCAAATGAGTAATGGAGATTATGTTAATGTTACTGGACAAGAATCATTAAAAAATGCAATAATAATTGCAATAATGACTCGATACAATGAATTAAATGATATTCCAATATATGATAATTTTGGTTGCCGTGTACATGAACTCATAAAAGTAAGGCAAACAGGCATGACAAGGTATAAAATGGAATTGTTCATTACAGATGTCCTAGAAAACATGCGTAGAATCAAAGAAATAAATAATATTGAAATTAATGATGAGTCTCATTCATATTTTGTGAAATATAGTGTTACAAGTATTGATGATGAACTTATCAACGATGGAGTGACTTTATGA
- a CDS encoding TldD/PmbA family protein encodes MIYEIAEDVKKAVENKCDAYEIYIDESKTIQLDSLKDELNFAKEEIERGLGVRVIKDNKQGFAFTSNLDKVAETGLQAIDNTKLTKVDENYAFAEAEKVAEVKKVYDNKFKDLSLDEMVEFLKHAIAIAGESGCEVTGSGFSASEGKSLIINSNDVSIENKGTGFGLGLSVTIQKDGEIATGYNSQSSRFFDIDGEKLANEACDLAKSSLNTKPVETGDYDVVLDYYAAVGLLQTFLGAFNGENVSRGRSILKDKLGENIANSTLSIIDNPLLEKGMYTSKCDGEGSVSQKTALIKDGGLSSFIYDIYTANREGVKTTSNGIRGTYLSTPMISPTNLEFKFSEMKDLSEISNGVLTTSVLGAHTANPISGDFSVEVSNAFKIENGEMGDPINKAMISGNVFEIMKEIEGVKSEVKQYGHYIIPKLLVHNLRVVGQ; translated from the coding sequence ATGATATATGAAATTGCAGAAGATGTGAAAAAAGCTGTTGAAAACAAATGTGATGCTTACGAAATTTATATTGATGAAAGCAAAACAATCCAATTAGATTCACTTAAAGATGAATTAAACTTTGCAAAAGAAGAAATTGAACGTGGTCTTGGAGTAAGAGTTATAAAAGACAATAAACAAGGTTTTGCATTTACCTCAAACTTGGACAAAGTAGCTGAAACCGGGTTGCAAGCTATTGATAACACTAAATTAACAAAAGTAGATGAGAATTATGCATTTGCGGAAGCTGAAAAAGTAGCTGAAGTAAAAAAAGTTTACGACAATAAATTCAAAGATTTAAGTCTTGATGAAATGGTGGAATTTTTAAAACATGCCATTGCAATTGCTGGTGAAAGCGGATGTGAAGTAACTGGTTCTGGATTTAGTGCAAGTGAAGGAAAATCATTAATTATAAATTCAAATGATGTCTCCATTGAAAATAAAGGAACAGGATTTGGTCTTGGTTTATCTGTAACAATACAAAAAGATGGTGAAATTGCAACTGGCTATAACTCACAATCATCAAGATTCTTTGATATAGATGGTGAAAAACTAGCTAATGAAGCATGTGACCTTGCAAAAAGTTCACTTAACACAAAACCTGTTGAAACTGGAGATTATGATGTGGTACTTGATTATTATGCTGCAGTTGGACTTCTGCAAACATTTTTAGGTGCTTTTAATGGTGAAAATGTAAGTAGAGGAAGATCAATCTTAAAAGATAAATTAGGGGAAAATATTGCAAATTCAACATTATCCATTATTGACAATCCATTACTTGAAAAGGGAATGTATACCTCCAAATGTGATGGAGAAGGAAGTGTTTCTCAAAAAACAGCACTAATTAAGGATGGTGGATTAAGCTCATTTATTTATGACATCTACACTGCCAATCGTGAAGGCGTAAAAACTACTTCCAATGGAATTAGAGGAACATACTTATCAACACCAATGATTTCACCAACAAACCTCGAATTTAAATTCAGTGAAATGAAGGATTTGTCTGAAATCAGCAATGGAGTTTTAACAACCAGTGTGCTTGGAGCCCATACTGCAAATCCCATTTCTGGAGACTTTTCAGTAGAAGTAAGTAATGCATTTAAAATAGAAAATGGAGAAATGGGCGATCCTATCAACAAAGCCATGATTTCTGGAAATGTATTTGAAATTATGAAAGAAATTGAAGGAGTGAAATCCGAAGTCAAACAATATGGACATTACATTATTCCAAAATTATTAGTTCATAATTTAAGAGTTGTTGGACAATGA
- a CDS encoding baseplate J/gp47 family protein has protein sequence MNYAEKQYEEIFEAMLDDSLKKGLISHAEEFPALIKNNEDISNYYVMDKSVIALMFSKVYKDLTKVYESAKVEYAEGSDLDSLGEILGISRPRATSAEVICVFTLNEPAENNISIPEGVTVSTDSGVEYITLEEIFISAEEIQTSVATRAIVPGVSSKIVEHQITKIVDDLEYSLIVDNPVSSNGGEEEYNDDEYRYLLINWTRIHLKGSIEAYENYFASFNGIDSYKIIPNWDGAGTIKCVLDPGTDYQLNKAYKELQENITQATEDIFMSSPTPKPIDIYAKVNVDIDQVNPYSLMEKEDIKSKIINCIKVFIDGGYRVDSSWYPGLVLGEDFIPHKLAVFLDDEVFELKNITFIYPEEYISILEDEIGIINSITIEMI, from the coding sequence ATGAATTATGCTGAAAAACAATATGAAGAAATTTTTGAAGCAATGCTTGATGACTCACTGAAAAAAGGATTAATAAGTCATGCAGAAGAATTTCCAGCACTTATTAAAAACAATGAAGACATCAGTAATTATTATGTCATGGATAAAAGTGTTATTGCATTAATGTTTAGTAAAGTTTACAAAGATCTCACCAAAGTTTATGAGTCTGCAAAAGTAGAATATGCTGAAGGATCAGACCTTGATAGTTTAGGTGAAATTTTAGGTATTTCAAGACCTCGAGCAACAAGTGCTGAAGTAATATGTGTTTTCACTTTAAATGAACCTGCTGAAAATAATATTAGTATTCCAGAAGGAGTAACAGTTAGTACAGATTCTGGAGTGGAGTATATTACTCTTGAAGAAATATTCATCAGTGCCGAAGAGATACAGACTAGTGTTGCTACACGAGCAATTGTTCCTGGAGTATCAAGTAAAATAGTTGAACATCAAATTACAAAGATTGTTGATGATTTAGAGTATTCGTTAATTGTAGATAATCCAGTTTCAAGTAATGGTGGAGAAGAAGAATACAATGATGATGAATACAGATATTTGTTAATTAACTGGACAAGAATTCACTTGAAAGGTTCTATTGAAGCTTATGAGAATTATTTTGCTTCTTTTAATGGTATTGATTCTTATAAAATAATTCCTAATTGGGATGGTGCCGGAACAATAAAATGTGTTTTGGATCCTGGAACGGATTATCAATTAAATAAAGCATACAAGGAATTACAAGAAAATATTACTCAGGCTACGGAAGACATTTTCATGTCGTCTCCTACACCTAAGCCAATTGATATTTATGCTAAAGTCAATGTTGATATAGATCAAGTTAATCCTTACTCTTTAATGGAAAAAGAAGATATTAAATCAAAAATTATTAATTGTATTAAAGTTTTTATTGATGGGGGTTATAGGGTTGATAGTTCATGGTATCCTGGGCTTGTTTTAGGGGAGGATTTTATTCCTCATAAACTTGCTGTTTTTTTAGATGATGAAGTATTTGAATTGAAGAATATTACTTTCATTTATCCTGAAGAGTATATTAGTATTCTTGAGGATGAAATTGGGATTATTAATAGTATTACTATCGAGATGATTTGA